One Thermus sp. CCB_US3_UF1 DNA window includes the following coding sequences:
- the leuB gene encoding 3-isopropylmalate dehydrogenase: MRVAVLPGDGIGPEVTEAALKVLKALDEAHGLGLAYEVFPFGGAAIEAHGEPFPEATRKGVEAAEAVLLGSVGGPKWDALPRRLRPETGLLALRKGQDLFANLRPAKVFPGLERLSPLKEEIARGVDVLIVRELTGGIYFGEPRGMSEAEAWNTERYSKPEVERVARVAFEAARKRRKHVVSVDKANVLEVGEFWRKTVAEVHGDYPDTTLEHQYVDAMAMHLVRNPARFDVVVTGNLFGDILSDLASVLPGSLGLLPSASLGRGTPVFEPVHGSAPDIAGKGIANPTAAILSAAMMLEHAFGLVELARGVERAVAQALRETPPPDLGGSAGTAAFTQAVLSRLQ, encoded by the coding sequence ATGAGGGTGGCCGTGCTGCCCGGGGATGGGATCGGTCCCGAGGTAACCGAGGCCGCCCTGAAGGTGCTCAAGGCCCTGGACGAGGCCCACGGCCTGGGCCTGGCCTACGAGGTCTTCCCCTTTGGGGGGGCGGCCATCGAGGCCCACGGGGAACCCTTCCCCGAGGCGACCCGCAAGGGGGTGGAGGCCGCGGAGGCGGTGCTTTTGGGAAGCGTGGGCGGGCCCAAGTGGGATGCCCTTCCCCGGAGGCTCCGGCCAGAGACGGGCCTCTTGGCCCTGCGCAAGGGCCAGGACCTCTTCGCCAACCTGCGCCCGGCCAAGGTCTTCCCCGGGCTGGAGCGCCTCTCCCCCCTCAAGGAGGAGATCGCCCGGGGGGTGGACGTGCTCATCGTGCGGGAGCTCACGGGGGGGATCTACTTCGGCGAGCCCCGGGGGATGTCGGAGGCGGAGGCCTGGAACACGGAGCGCTACAGCAAGCCCGAGGTGGAGCGGGTGGCCCGGGTGGCCTTTGAGGCCGCCAGGAAGCGGCGGAAACACGTGGTGAGCGTGGACAAGGCCAACGTGCTGGAGGTGGGGGAGTTCTGGCGCAAGACCGTGGCCGAGGTCCACGGGGACTACCCCGACACCACCCTGGAGCACCAGTACGTGGACGCCATGGCCATGCACCTGGTGCGCAACCCCGCCCGCTTCGACGTGGTGGTCACGGGGAACCTCTTCGGGGACATCCTCTCCGACCTGGCCTCGGTCCTGCCCGGCTCTTTGGGGCTTCTCCCCTCCGCCTCCTTGGGCCGGGGCACCCCGGTCTTTGAGCCGGTGCACGGCTCCGCCCCGGACATCGCCGGCAAGGGCATCGCCAACCCCACCGCCGCCATCCTCTCCGCGGCCATGATGCTGGAGCACGCCTTCGGCCTGGTGGAGCTGGCCCGCGGGGTGGAAAGGGCCGTGGCCCAGGCCCTAAGGGAAACCCCGCCCCCGGACCTGGGGGGAAGCGCCGGCACGGCGGCCTTCACCCAGGCGGTCCTAAGCCGCCTACAATGA
- the leuD gene encoding 3-isopropylmalate dehydratase small subunit, whose product MLEKFTLIRGKAVPLRGEDIDTDRIIPARFMKALTFEGLGRYLFYDERFDEEGNPKPHPLNDPRYQGASILLVEAGFGSGSSREHAPQAIKRAGFRAIVGESFAEIFFGNATAIGLPCVTLAPEDLKALFQRVEEEPGLEVEVDLVAKEVRFAGHKAPLSLPEAAREALTQGLWDPIGELLEAGELLDAFDRKLPYPRRAE is encoded by the coding sequence ATGCTGGAGAAGTTCACCCTGATCCGCGGCAAGGCGGTGCCCTTACGGGGCGAGGACATCGACACCGACCGCATCATTCCGGCCCGGTTCATGAAGGCCCTGACCTTTGAGGGCCTGGGCCGGTACCTCTTTTACGACGAGCGCTTTGACGAGGAGGGGAACCCCAAACCCCACCCCCTGAACGACCCCCGGTACCAGGGGGCCAGCATCCTTCTGGTGGAGGCCGGCTTTGGCTCGGGCTCCAGCCGGGAGCACGCCCCTCAGGCCATCAAGCGGGCCGGGTTCCGGGCCATCGTGGGGGAGAGCTTCGCCGAGATCTTCTTCGGGAACGCCACGGCCATCGGCCTGCCCTGCGTGACCCTGGCCCCGGAGGACCTGAAGGCCCTCTTCCAAAGGGTGGAGGAGGAGCCGGGCCTCGAGGTGGAGGTGGACCTGGTGGCCAAGGAGGTGCGCTTCGCCGGGCATAAAGCCCCCCTTTCCCTGCCCGAGGCGGCCCGGGAGGCCCTCACCCAGGGGCTTTGGGACCCCATCGGGGAGCTTTTGGAAGCAGGGGAGCTCCTGGACGCCTTTGACCGGAAGCTTCCCTACCCCAGGAGGGCGGAATGA